TCAGGATATGAATGATGGgaatacatgtaaaaataggactttctttttaatttttgaatgcatgttagtatgttacttgttttatttagttgtattttttgttataatcaaaagtttaattagtttagattgtaatgttgagaaaattgaaaattgaaagcccacaattttttttttaaaaaaagtgggtcaaatatctGACTCCACTCCGACAAGTTGGAGTTGGAGGCGAGCGGATTCTGTACatctcggagtcggagtcagaggtcGGATTCGACCAGTCTGAGTCGAAGGGCCCAACTTCCGACTCCGAAGTGGTCGGTGCTCAGTTCtagttctcacctacaacatgaTTGTGTCTCTAGCTATCGAGAGATATTTGGAGGTAAAGTTGTTAGGGTGATCCTTATCTCATTGTCAGATTAGATTcttcatcaaattataataGAGAGAGGTAtgtttttaactattattatttagtgtcatggatcatagaaaatcgaACATCCCAATATTTATtgtttcatattaaaatatttaaacatgtgGTATTAAAGCATCAGTGTGgtgccctcgacccccacgtgatTTGGAAGGAGTCGCGACGCCGAGGCACGGACCATACGGATCACACACCCCAAGCACAACTTGAAAGAAAGTGTGTGCAAGCATGCAACTTAAAAGTGTACAGTTATAGATGCAGCGAAGAAGTAAAAAGGGGCAGTTTGAACTACTAAGGataccaaaatttcaaattacaaactCCAACAAAAATAATCTATAAACTAATACAGTCATTCGACTAGATAAGAGAAGGCAACAACATAGCAACAAAACAAGGAACAAGTCCCCAAGTCTTCACTCCTATGGTGGGGTCGATCCCTCCTGCTCTTATTCatcctctgcatcaaagtctacggtTCCATAAAACAGAACCGTATGTGCGAATACCATAATGAGATTTCGCAATCTTAGTAAGTAATCAACATGCAACAACCAAGAGTTTGAAACATGCACTtatacaaccaacaaaataagACAGCCATACAAACAAAAGACCACAATATCTATTTCTTCCACCCTTTTCGAAAAATAATACATGTAAATAAAACACTCACGCCAAAAACCCCTTTGGCTGAAAACACAGCCATTTATTACGGATGCACCATGGTCTCTCCTATGGACCATACGCACACCCTGGGTCCCTTCGTCACATCATGGGTAATGACCGTGCATGTGACTTCGTAAAGAGAGATGTCCAGCTCCGCGCCTAGTGCGTACGTGACCATGATCTAGGCCCCGCCAGAAGAGAGGCCATGGAGTTGGCATGAGAGCGTTACTGTCTCGTTCTAGCCCGTTGTCGCCCAatgacaacccaggggacgtcactcagtttaTTACTCTTCCGAGTGACCAAATGAGGTACATTGAGATAATGCCACATCTCGGAGTGGAGTCATGATAAGCACACACCCACATGATATCACCAATatacgaaaactcagttttcaattcACACAACATGGTATAAGCACTGTTAAATAATCAGAACCAATAGTAGTTACAGTAAAAAATACAGATGCATGACAGACAGTATATTGAATGACATGGCATAGCACACATTAGACAATATACAACATCACAATAGTCACAATATTCACAGTTTCACCAACCCAACTACACGCgtaatctcatcctccatccgGCCCACAACCCAATTTCCAACAACAACTACAATTATCAACCCAACACTTCGCTAGGCCCAAGGCCCTTCATAACATAACcagactgcaaatagaattaatgataaatttacattttaaacTCAAGGTTCGCACTGAAGAGTTACTTACAACGTGAACAGGCAATCTAGATGATCAAGCGCATCGTCTAAAGGGTCCAACAAGTGTGCGTGCACATCGCTACGAGATGGAAAATAGTTAGTTAAATTTGCTGATGCCTAGAAATTTACACGAAAACAGAGTGACACACAACTTACTGTGGTAGTGGCAGGAGTGGCGGAGCACGACGGCAGCAGTGGTGGTGCACAGTGGACAACTAACACACAGTCACATATCCCCGTTCATGAGAGATAACATGCAATGCAACCTATAATTCATCTAGCAGTATGTAACAATCGCAGCGAAAGTGTGACTTGTAAAAATTTTGTACTAGAGTAACTAAAAAGATAACTTcattaacattcataaacaccTCATTTAAAAGTCTGTAACATGATGCGGGTACATAGTACTTACAAACAAATGGAGAATATATCTCCTTATTCAAGTCGTGGTTGATGgggttttaaaacaaaacattttcagagCATCTCTCACACGCGCTAAATGGCATGCAAGACCATCTCTAAGAATATCATAATTAACTCCAACTAGCAGTCTGGGTCTAACTCCTCCTCAATTATCCTCAACCAAGGGTTGGCATTCATCACAATTTTTGGGTTCtgctacaacttctaccatCCTGAATGTTATTGGAGTTGGAGCTAATATAATgtgatttcttgaaatctcagtaaacTAACAACCAACATATACAACGATAATATAAACATGAAAGATAATAAACATGATATGAATGCATGAGATCCAGAGAAAagaattatatttgttttccatCCAAATTCTTCAACATCTTTAAGAAAACTTAGacgcacattttcttacagagaacatttcacacatttcatcttttattagtccagttcttttctttctttaattatgATTCATCTTAACATATGGTATCAACATGGCTCCCCATTTTGCACCGTGAGTACCTGTTGGTTACTGTAGCCTAACTTGGGCACCCACTAGAGTTAGGTGCTATAATTCGACGACTCCCTAGAATCCTTTGAAGGAAACCAGAGCGATAATATAAACATGACAGATAATAAACATGATAtgaatgcatgagatgcagagaaaagaattatatttgttttcaatCCAAATTCCTCAACATATTTCAGAAAACTtagatgcacattttcttacaaagaacatttcacacatttcatctttattagtccaattcttttctttctttaattatgATTCATCTTAAAATATGGTATCAACATGGCTCCCCATTTTGCACCGTGAGTACCTGTTGGTTACTGTAGCCTAACTTTTAATTTGAACAATGTCATTAGATCTGCATAGATAATTTTCAATGCATTGGTCATAACTTTTTATAACTTGGGCACCCACTAGAGTTAGGTACTATAATTCGACGACTCCCTAGAATCCTTTGAAGGGAACCACTCGAAGTtcgttgactgttcttcatcaACTCAGAAGTTACCATTCCATTTTTAATCACTCCAGAGTGAACataggagttccactaagaCATTCCCTTATCCTTGCATTGGATGGTGGTATTTTTCATGTTATGCTCatgataaacatatttggtgacatGTGCTACTCTTTATAACAAGTAATATACTTCatgtaaaatgatatattttcatGCGTCATGCTAAACAATGTAAAATCAACACATGTCAGGATCAAGTGACCGAATGCTCCTCATATGTTATAATGCATTTcatgatcaaaataattttatatcataaatGTGGCATTTACACAAAGTCATATATAGTTATCCAAAGTAAGTTAGAagtcaacttacaaactttttgAGCTATGAAGATGAGGTGGCTGAAACAAGAGATGTGTTTAAAGTTAGAACTTTAGTCACTAAAAGCCATACACTAACCAATAAGCACTTTGACTTGTAATCTTTGCTAAATTTCACCAAACCACGCAACTTCATAACTTCCATGTTTTCGACTCCTATATAACTCTCAAGCAACTTGAATCAAGTGTTTACCATGGAAATTCTATCTAGGTTGTAGCTTCCCTTCAAAATGATCGGCTAtagctctctctcactcttttgAAACTTCTCTCTATATTACTCAAGTTCTTATGCATGTGGTGTGGAATGAAGTAAGGCATGAGAGGTGCCATTTATAAACTtcatttgaagaagaaaaacattcaAGAAACAACACATAACATGGTTCATCCAACAAAACATGGTTCATCCAACAACTCACCCATAGGTTTACCATAATGTAATCAGCTAGGGGTTATGATGATgtttcttctttgctttcttATGTGCAGCTATGAGAATCTCATGTCTACCTAAGGATGAAGCCTTTCTGAATTTGTGGGGCGTAGGGTGAAAATTTTCTAAAGTTTGAACGAATTTCTATGAACATAGCTAGTTCATGATCGGATTCCCTATCTCCTTCAAAACCATTGCCTAAAACCACTTGTTTCTCTTAGCTAGTTCAACTCTAATGGCTTAGTAGGTGTAAAAGTGATTCTTTTCTGGTACAAGAAAGAGATGAGAGTGAGGGAAACTTGGCTTCTTGGTGAAAGAGGTGGAAGAGAGGTGAGTGTTGTGTTGGTGGCCGAGAAGAGCCATTTGGCTTCTTCAATCTTCTATTCAATTTTTCCTTCAAGTTCTTGTGGTAAAGCGAAGGATTACATGTCAAATAATGGTTGAATGCATTGGTACTTCAATATTTGCTTGGGAACCAAGGGATGGAGTGAGAATAGAAGGTGGTTTGCAAGCTTGTTCATGATGATACTCAGCTAGATGCTAGGTATAGCTCCTTTTTTGTATGTGTACAGTGATGCAACCTAGGTCTTCAAGCTATGTCCAATTTTTCCATCAATGATCTTCTATTAGGGTTGTTTTACTTCAAAAGTTTTCATTCAAACTTGACTCAAATCGATGGCTTCATTCAAGAGGTACCTGATTGCACTTAATTGGTGCTTGGAGTGAGGTGCATAGGTTTGGCATGTTGCTAGAGGGAATGACATGAGTTGGCACTTCTTCCTTGCTTAAGGTAACGCGTAAGGAGTCTAGTTGGAAATGGTGGAGACTTGGTGGCAGATGGAAGGAAGAGAAATTAAGTTTGGATGCCCAATGTGTCTTTCTACCAAGAATGTGTCTTTGGTTTCTTCTATCCTCTTTCTTTCAactcttaacaaaataaaatatgagggGTCAAAAAGGAGATTTGAATGTCTTGGAACTCTTATTCTTTTTAACTTGGGGACAAAGCCTATAGCCTAAAGATGGACTGactttgtttgtttgaatggtGTAAGGTGATAATGCACGCTTTGCTTCTTAGTGCACTATTCCTTTTGTGAGTGTGTAAGGGAGTGTCGCCTATTGTCTTTATTCTAAATCTAAATTTCTAGATTTGATTATGGAGGTGGGGTTATGGTTGTTTCACAAATTTTATGCAAATTAAGTTAAGCAATCAATGGCATGTATTGAAGGGTATTCGGTTTGTACTTAGCGAGTTGTTTGGGAGGAGTGTTTGGCTTTGACACGTCCCATATGGTCATGACATGTGTTGTTACCTAATTTTAATCTAGATTGGCTAATATTTAATCTAATTTAAAGAGATAAAGTCttagttttgaaaaactttttctcaaATGGATCGGTTTGAAGTCCAATAGCTGATATACAATTTTCATGCTaattgttttagtttttgtcTTAGTTAGTCATACAAAATCAGAAGTTGTCCTCTTGAACCCTTGGGGAAGAGTAAAACTTGGCAGCTAAGGAATTCTTTGGGCACCACTTAGAAGGGTCAAAGTGCACTTGGTGTTGAATTCATAAGGCAATGGGTGGTGTGCAAGTTTCTCAAACTTGATCTCCAAGTCGGGCAACTTTGGCCCCAAGTTTTATACTTTGAACTAGGCTTTCTTTAGGGCTTTGGATTGGGCTTTTTAAATTGGGTCTTAGTCCATTTGGTTGGACCTAGTCTTTGGGCTTTAGTTCTTGCCTTGGCCCATTTGGATTTGAGCCTAGTTGTTGGGCTTCCTATTGGGCCTTGGTCCATTCAAATTAGGGCCTTACCTTGGGCTCATTTAGTTTTCTCCTCAAGAGTTGGATCATTTAACTTTTATGCTTAAGCCCACTTTCCTTTTAGCTAAGATCCTCAAGATATTATGGGTTTTATCTTTAATCCCATCAAGGTAGTAAGTTCTTTCTTGAAATTTTCCTATGGGTTCTTTGACAAAAAAATGCTCTTTTAAGGAATTCCTAACTTATGGCTCTAGATGCTTCCTATTCTTCACTTACTAAGTCCCTTAATATGGCCAAAACACCATTATCCTTATGGTCTCTTGGTATGTTTGATGGGGTGttataatagatattttatgatctcaagtaaaatatattgtagATATATAACAACAGTATATTCATTTTACTTCATGGCCTCCACGTGCTTTTCTCAgtttatgttaattttatttttggtctgAGAGGAAAAGTTTACGTTGTTCTGTTTGGGTATGTTATTACTTCGGTTTTACATGCTCATGAAATTCATGTTTTTCGGTTGATTCATATCTATGTGTTGGTCTTGGTATGTGAAaattgaagaaggaagagagCAGCTTAACGGGGTTTGAGTACCCTCATCGGTAACTCATTGTATGGCGTTGCAGGTGGGCTGTGTAGTTCGTATTGGTGATGAAAGTGTCTCTTTTTGatgtattttgttaataaataaataaataaaaagtatgtTCTGGCACCAGGAGGATGCTGGAAACCTCCTCACCAGCGCCCCTGCAATTGCAGCGCAAAGGGCTGCTAAGCCCTGCAACTGTAGCAAagtattgaattaaaaaaaaaaaaaggaagaaaagaaggtGGTGGATGTAATGGTCCTgttattcttctttgttttgtaAATGGAATGGATATGAAATAGTCTGTTGATGCGTAGATAACTATAGAATGCAATCTAGGTGTTTGCTGAAATGAGGAAATGAACATAGAAGAAAATGGTGATGGAAATGGCTACGTCTTGTAGTATTCGAGATCCCTAATTTCTTCAAGAAAAACGAGAAAGTGTTTCAATAATAATCTTCCAGAATGTCCCTCCCACCATTTAGGCGTGGGTTATATAACAGATGCCTAAGAAATTACTACAGTACCCTTAAACAATAACAGACTGAATATAAGGAAACTACATTGTTTTACTGCTTTTAAAACACTACActacatttattaaaattgtgcCGTATAATAGAAATCAGCCCAAGTTGTAACTCTCTGCCTTTAAGCTTGCAACGTCGTTTCTCCAAGTAGCAACTTCAAACGGCAAGTTCCACTTCCGGTTCATAACAATCCCCTCCCCTTaaagaaccttgtcctcaaAGTTTAGAGCTATGATAAAATTCTATGATTAAGTTCCCAAACCTTTCTAGCTGTATTTCTTCGAGAGAGGCAGCTAGTAGAGCCTAGGAAATATGAGGACCGACTCAACAACTAATTTCTTGATATCAAgagtctcatattttttttattgaagtaaaaAACTCCTTTGCACATCATATGAGCCACAACACCATGTTATTGGGAAAATCCATTGCCAATCCCATCTAAGACCTGTTGTAGATTCATCAATAAACGGAGTCCATATATTCCactcaaaaaataagcttggaAATGAGCTATTAGTTGCTAAATAGCTGACCCACGTTGAGAACCCTTCTATTATGAAGTCAAACATTTGAGTTTGTTCAAACTCAAGGGCATGCCAGTGAATAAGGCATTTAACATTAATGCATGTTGTCAGTGGTTTACCACCGTTAAAACCTATGTTTTCATTAATACACCTGGAAAGGAATTCATGATTCTCTTGAATAGCATCTTGCAACTTATCTTCAGTTTCATCTTCAAAAAGTTATGAAACTgcaccgattttttttttcccatttggTAAACTTGATTCTCTGTGCACACCTTCTCCACCCACAACAATTTCTTATCCAAATTTTTGTTCACCCAATGATTCTTCAcaatttcttttccctttcttctgtCAAATGGCCTCAAGCTATGTTCCTTTATCAAATGAAATCCACcaatttttaatagttttatccCTTACCACTCAAACACAACCTTGAGTTGCAATATATCAAGCAAATAGTAAGTGAAAAGTTTCTTACCCATCACCCTCTGCATTCCCTCATCACCCTTTGTGTAAGCCAAATAGGGAAGGAGGTTTATAAAACCCATAGAGCTTGGAGTCCTCATGAAGATAAAGAAGTCCTCTAGCAATACCAACAATAATAGCGTAGAATGTCCTCCATTCAAGCTGGCTGAACTTTTTCgaattgaatataaataaatcaaggcTTCTATTGGGCATGAATTTGTAAACAAGCAACTTTTCATGGCCTGGTATTGCACATCCCAAAAGCTTCACTAGGTTTTTGTGCTGACATTTTGCAATAACTATGATCCCATTTTTAAATTCTTCCAAGCCTTGCCATGATTTCCTCGACAACCTTTTAACTGCTACTGTCTTATCATCTAGAAGTACACCCTTGTACTTAGTGCCAAATCTTCCAATTCCTAACTTATTTGAATCTGAAAAATTATCTATCACTTGGATCGTGGCATACTCAGCTGGCAGATGGTCCCTTGTCATTCCACATTTTTCCGTGAATACATCCAACTCATAAAACTAGAAGTCCCTTCCCTTGGTACTCTTCAGATACAAGCACCTCACCCTATGCCTGTTTCTCTCTTGACAATGCATACCCTGAAATTCATGAGTCACTGGTGCAGTATCTAAAGCCTCATTAGTTTGCCAGGTAGCCTCATTAGTTTGCAAAATAGCCTCCACAGCCTCTGAATTGGGGCAAGTAACTCCATTTGCAGGTCTTACAGCTGGTGCTTCAGTATCAACTGCAACTCTGACTTTTCCTTGAGAAGGACCAGCCTCCTCTTGTGCATGAGCATTTAGCTTTTCAAGAATGATTTCAACAAGAAGAATGTAAGAAACTTCTTCAATAAAGACCCATCATTCATCCCATGgtcttcctctatcaaagggtGCAAGAAAAGCTTTAAGGGCCAAAACATCAAGCAAGTGAGGAGCAAAGAATTTCTTACCCCTCTTTTTCAACATGCCACTCAAAGATTCTcccctcttttgttttttgaaacaGAGGCTTACCCAAATTTCCAGGTTCTTTATGAGGTCCACAAGAAGGAAATTCAGCAATAGTGAGATCTGTAACTCTCTTCTCAAAAATGGCACCCTTGTATTAAGCGAGAATGAGTCGTCATGGAAATTCCTCATAGCTCACCTCACCTTGACCATCATCGTTTGTATTTGCTTCGCGTATCATCTCATCCACTTTTTTATCAGTCAGTGTTTCTCCAAGATTTTTCCTTACATGTTGAAGCTCTGGAGCCAAAATATAGCCATTTCGATCCTTATCGAACCCCTCGAAAGCCTCTTTGAGTTCTTCCTCAGAATAAGTACCTTTCATTACCCGTGCCATCAATGTTAGAAACTTAGCAAAATCAATGGTGCCATTTTGACCAGCATCAACTTCACTGATCGTACCATGCAATTTAGCTTCAGTAGGATTTATGCCCTCCTCTGCAGCTTGGTCTTCCCAGACCAAGCAGTTTTGCTTGGACACCGCCACTGTCTCTTCCACTTTTACTACACTTTCGACTTCTTCCTCCTCGTCTTGCCATTGCACTAAAGATTTTTGCATCCTCCCATATCTTTGCTGCATTCCATCGAGTATTTCGCTCATATGTTCTAATACGGCATCGTTTACTGAAGAGTAAGTGCTGCGTTTTGGAAAGTTAATGAAGTGTTGTGTTTAAAGGGATTGGCGATACGCTGTTGTTTTACTCAGAAGAGGCATTGATGTGTTATTGATCCATTACACACCTACTTGTCTTTTAgctaaaatagaataaaaatagtTAGAAGATTCTCTCTTGTATTCTCTAACATCCACTGCTATAAGGATGAAGGAGTGCTCTAATTTGGTCATCTTTTGAAAAGCTATTGTATGAACTTACTGTTTTGAGGTTAGGGACCCTCGAAGATCTCGTAGCAATACAAAGCCACTCTATTccattttatattctattcttaCATCACACAGCCACCATTACAGCAGTACACTACATTTTCATCACTTACATATATCTGGATTCATTACAGTGGACGTCGGAGCCGGGAGGATACCATAAATGTCCTACTGGCACCTCATTGCCGGAGTCCACCAGAACGCCACACAGCTACACTACAAAAGAGGTTGAAGCATTGCTGGTGGGGCGATAGTGTGAATAggggagagaagaaagaagaagtggGTCAAGGGTCACACACACGGGTGGGGTTTCAAACCCATTAGTGTGGGCCAATGGTAGTGGGTCATAGGTCTGGCCCGGCTTGGTTACAAAAAAGTCAGGGAGTAGGGCTTGTGGGCCAGCATAATGGGCCTGAGTTTTGGCCCAGTCCgaattaagaacaaaaaaaaaaaaaaaaaaacaacagaaagAGACTACCCGAATAATGACCTGAGCTAGTTGTATTGAACCGGGTCACACACACTATTAACCGACCGGATCAGGTCCTAATTGGGATCCggccaaaatattttaatattattttttcaaaaaaaaatttatttttctctctcaaagcATGTCCTTTATTGTTCAAcaaatgtataaattatttagaCTTAAATTATGGCTATTAgctataaaattattaattattgtttcctaTGATTTTTATTGCATGATAtgccatataaatatataaattacttgGAGTTGAATAATGACTCttagttataaaattcttaattgTTGTTTCTTATGAAATTTATTGTTTGGTAGGCCATATAAATGTATGGATTATTAGAACTTGAATTATGACTATtgtttataacatttttaattattgtttcttaTGAGTTTTATTGTATggttgactatatatataattgtttattttaaatgaggggTAGATAACTTGTACCAAAATTAGGGAATGGGCTGGTTGCCCAAAAGGTACAAAACCTTATCTAATTttggatgataaataaataattccatAATCTCATGGGTAATAATGGAAAATGATTGAATCTGTGACATAATTAGTaatgtggagaaaaaaatttgtgtatcaaatttcattctcaaaggAAGAATTTTGTGGCATTACTAGTTTATCCACTAAAGTAAATATTGGAGAGAACAATTTGTATGTTAGAATTTACTCGCAAAGGACAATTATAATGATATAGCTAATTCATCCACATAATTAAAACTTAGAATGAACATTTTGTATGTTAGAACTTACTCCCAAAGGAGGATTCTGATAATATAACTAGTTCATTAGCATAATTTAAAGTTATATGGAACAATTTGTATACTAGAGTTTACTTCGAAAGAAGAATTATGGTGATACAGCTAGTTCATCcatagaatttaaaattagaggGAACACTTTGTATGTCAGAAGTTTACTCTTAAAGGAAAATTTTGGTGATACAGTTAGTTCATCTATAGAATTTAAAATTGGAGGAAGCATTTTGTGTGTTAGGGTTCACTCCCAAATGAGGATTCTGGATGCCACTATTAGTTCATCCATAATGGTTTAAATTCTCcataatgttttaaattatgaatttaaaaTTGGAGGGAACATTTTGTGTGTTGGAGTTCACTCTCAAATGATGAATCTCGATGACACTATTAGTtcatttgtaattatttaaattctattattgtttATAAGTATCGTAATCAAAGCATTAATGTGACTAAAATGCTTTTCTTGCTGTAAGTATACAAAATATCATTACAAGACTTCCTATATAGAATGACTCTGTTTTAAGAAATATTAGCATATTATATTTACATTAAGAGTTTTAGACCCTGGTTTATTCATTTGAGGTctaacatcaattattattgtGAATAATGGTAAAAGTTAGAAAATTACAATGTTTAAGAAGATGAAATTAGTTACTACATATCAGACTTTGAATTTTAGGAGTGAAAAtaatgaaatctttttatttttgtatagaaTGGTTTATTTCAGAggtattattatttcattaaaataatgaaatataaacGAGTTGGTAGCATTTTTGATAGattgatacaaatttattttactaatttgtattgaaaaacaattgtatcttttggggaaaaaaaggaaatgatggTTACGAAAGTATAAGAATCGTgtcaattaaattttgaaagaaacaatgacACATGAAGATTTAGGTGTCCTAAGCATAAGACTTGATTCGAATGGAAGCTTAAACTTTTTTCTGTATAAGTTTCGAATcagatcttatatatatttatacattttttaagattaaactcGAGTacaatattcatatttattttgtctgtacaagtttcaaatcaaactctataaaaatgTTGATGCTTATTTTTTGTGGTTGAACTCgagaaaaaatattcatgttttaACTTGTTTCAAATGCTAATTATGTTGGTTCTATTTTCCattccaataaaaattttattcatcatgcctgcataatgtttttgttaaaagttttcTACACTTATATAGGAGGCATGTATTGGAATCATAGGAAATATAATTTACTTTTGCAATTTATGGTATAAAAGTTTGAAgcatgattaaagaaaaaactttatttgtggtataaaattttgaagaatctctaaagaaaaattgtaaagattaataaatataagattttccATATTTAGATTTTCTAATTTCAAGGTGCGTGTTGGTTTgtataaaagaaaagcaaatcaaacatatgaataaaaaatgccACAAGGAATAAGGAGTTCTTTGAGGTAATGCATATAGACACAAATAGACATTTTTCcctataatttttaatagataAAGGTCTCAAgatttttggaattcttgaGGTACTTCTCATGGGGAGGAAATGCAGTTAAgtagaaaagtgaaaataatagAATTCGATTGAACTAGTGAGTGccataaaaagtattatgaaTCAGGTCATATCCTTGGTCTGTTTTCTCAACTTCTTGAGAAAATATAGTAaaactcttaaaaataatagtgTAGAACTTAGATTATGTTCATAGTAAGGTAGTCTTAGTGACTTATTTTTTGAGTTATGGACAAATTTAAGGTATGTACATGTATGGATAGTCAAGATAAAGTAAGATTTTATAActcaaatgaaagaaagttgaGTCCTATAATAGTTATTGGGTACATATCATTATTGATTATTCAGGGAGATTCAAATGATAttggttgtattttttttaatcatgatcTTAGTATTCAGGAAATTGAAATGTCAAATTTCTTAAGTTTGTCAAAATCAGTGGGAGTATAGAAATTAAAGATGTGATTGTCGAGAAAGTGCATGCTTGTATCCTCAAAAAGGATTGTAGTTCCTTTTTTCTTATCATCTCAATGATAACATGAAACAACAAGCAAACAATCATGCACCTCATAATAGAAACATTGCTAAAGAATTGGCCATAGAGACATTAGAACATGTTGTAGAAAGAAGCGATTCTATAAAAGATCGATGTATTAAAGAGTGATTGAAATCTATGAATCATCGTAAAGTCtgtaattttatcaaattgtttGAAAAGTGTAGAAAGTCGAATCTAAATGGGTTTTGGAGATAAAACcctaactttaaaataaatgttgaacGATAAAGAATTAGACTTGTAATTGTTGATTTCActcaaaaataaacattaattagAAAGAGGGATTTCTAATAAACCTGAAATGACTCATTCAGGATCACTAT
This genomic interval from Juglans microcarpa x Juglans regia isolate MS1-56 chromosome 4D, Jm3101_v1.0, whole genome shotgun sequence contains the following:
- the LOC121260140 gene encoding cysteine-rich receptor-like protein kinase 10, whose translation is MTRDHLPAEYATIQVIDNFSDSNKLGIGRFGTKYKGVLLDDKTVAVKRLSRKSWQGLEEFKNGIIVIAKCQHKNLVKLLGCAIPGHEKLLVYKFMPNRSLDLFIFNSKKFSQLEWRTFYAIIVGIARGLLYLHEDSKLYGFYKPPSLFGLHKG